A genome region from Bradyrhizobium commune includes the following:
- the fixJ gene encoding response regulator FixJ, with protein MTTKGHVYVIDDDAAMRDSLNFLLDSSGFGVTLFDSAQVFLHALPGLAFGCVVSDVRMPGIDGIELLKRMKAQHSPFPILIMTGHGDVPLAVEAMKLGAVDFLEKPFEDDRLTTMIESAIRQAEPAARSEAVAQDIAARVASLSPRERQVMEGLIAGLSNKLIARDYDISPRTIEVYRANVMTKMQAASLSELVRLAMRAGMLKD; from the coding sequence ATGACGACCAAGGGACATGTCTACGTCATCGACGACGACGCGGCGATGCGGGACTCGCTGAACTTCCTGCTGGATTCTTCGGGCTTCGGCGTCACGCTGTTCGACAGCGCGCAGGTCTTCCTCCACGCCCTGCCCGGCCTCGCCTTCGGCTGCGTCGTCTCCGACGTGCGCATGCCCGGTATCGACGGGATCGAGCTTCTGAAGCGCATGAAGGCGCAGCACTCACCGTTTCCGATCCTGATCATGACCGGCCATGGCGACGTCCCGCTCGCGGTCGAAGCGATGAAGCTAGGGGCCGTCGACTTCCTCGAAAAGCCGTTCGAGGACGACCGCCTCACCACCATGATCGAATCCGCCATCCGCCAGGCCGAGCCCGCGGCCAGAAGCGAGGCCGTCGCCCAGGACATCGCCGCGCGTGTCGCTTCGCTAAGCCCGCGCGAGCGCCAGGTCATGGAAGGGCTGATCGCGGGGCTCTCGAACAAGCTAATCGCCCGCGACTACGACATCAGCCCCCGCACCATCGAGGTCTACCGGGCCAATGTCATGACCAAGATGCAGGCCGCAAGCCTGTCGGAACTGGTGCGGCTTGCGATGCGGGCTGGCATGCTCAAGGATTGA
- a CDS encoding response regulator transcription factor, with translation MIEIGSRQERLPMAPSAQPIVYVVDDDAAVLGSLRFLLETDGFAVRTFRNATALLNAANPPGADCYVIDYKMPDINGIELAGRLRQSDSDTPVILITGYPDGNISARAAAAGVKDVILKPLLDESLAKCIRHAIRNRRGN, from the coding sequence ATGATCGAGATCGGCTCGCGCCAAGAGCGGCTGCCAATGGCACCATCCGCACAGCCCATCGTCTATGTGGTCGACGACGATGCCGCCGTGCTCGGATCCCTGCGCTTCCTGCTGGAAACCGACGGCTTTGCCGTGCGGACGTTCCGGAACGCGACCGCGCTGCTCAATGCCGCCAACCCGCCCGGCGCGGATTGTTACGTGATCGACTACAAGATGCCCGATATCAACGGCATCGAACTCGCCGGCCGCCTGCGCCAGTCCGACAGCGACACCCCTGTGATCCTGATCACCGGTTACCCAGACGGGAACATCTCAGCCCGGGCGGCCGCAGCGGGCGTGAAAGACGTGATTTTAAAGCCGCTTCTGGACGAAAGCCTGGCGAAGTGCATCCGCCACGCCATCCGAAACCGTCGCGGCAACTGA
- a CDS encoding helix-turn-helix domain-containing protein — MLTQTLNTQAINTQVRGKIAPTHPVSDQFCAIAGHVGLAATEFAYRKDEEIYGEDEAAEYVYQVVSGAVRSYKLLSDGRRQIGAFHLPGDVFGLESGTTHRLAAEAIIDTNVRLVKRASLDKAAGTDVQVARKLWAMTANELRHAEDHMLLLGRKTAMERVATFLLEMDRRLAVAGMMALPMCRRDIGDYLGLTLETVSRALSQLHAQGILGFSGARQIVLRNRQRLHNLDA, encoded by the coding sequence ATGCTGACCCAGACGCTCAACACCCAGGCGATCAACACGCAAGTTCGTGGCAAGATTGCCCCTACCCATCCCGTCTCCGACCAGTTTTGCGCGATCGCCGGCCATGTCGGCCTCGCCGCCACCGAGTTCGCCTACCGCAAGGACGAGGAGATCTACGGCGAGGACGAGGCGGCCGAATATGTCTACCAGGTCGTCTCCGGCGCGGTGCGCAGCTACAAGCTGCTCTCCGACGGCCGCCGCCAGATCGGCGCCTTCCACCTTCCCGGCGACGTGTTCGGCCTTGAATCCGGTACCACCCATCGCCTTGCGGCCGAAGCCATCATCGACACCAATGTGCGGCTGGTGAAGCGCGCCAGCCTCGATAAGGCCGCCGGCACCGATGTGCAGGTCGCTCGCAAGCTCTGGGCCATGACGGCGAACGAGCTGCGTCACGCCGAGGACCACATGCTGCTCTTGGGCCGCAAGACCGCGATGGAGCGCGTTGCGACCTTCCTGCTCGAAATGGACCGCCGCCTCGCGGTTGCCGGCATGATGGCGCTGCCGATGTGCCGCCGCGACATCGGCGACTATCTCGGCCTGACGCTCGAGACCGTGTCGCGCGCGCTGTCGCAGCTTCACGCCCAGGGCATTCTGGGATTTTCCGGCGCCCGCCAGATCGTGCTGCGCAACCGCCAGCGCCTGCACAATCTTGACGCCTGA
- a CDS encoding MFS transporter, translating to MLLSRKPNPSGEDRDRRVEPAKVASARPAAGIPAPSRQSLRGLDWFIFFLADVQTGFGPFIAVYLTTQKWTQVEIGLVLSIGGIVALIGQMPGGAIIDAAKSERLVAALAIATIGCCALAYAAMPIFPVVVAAATLHAAASCVLGPAIAAISLGLVGPFAIGERLGRNARFASLGNGVAAAVMGTAGYLLSSRSVFLVTFLLAIPTLIALSRIREEEVDIARCHGEMPRESEDRGDTNIWHLIRQRPLIVFALSVLLLQLANAAMMPLMASAVTARSSQWATVLVAFCIVVPQAIVALLSPTVGRKAQMWGRRPLLLIGFGALTIRGLLFATVRDPYLLVMVQVFDGLTAAVFAVMIPLIVADVAFGSGHFNLAQGIVGTATGIGASLSTALGGYVSDKFGNATAFVGLASVAATGLLLILFVMPETRRRA from the coding sequence GTGCTGTTGTCGAGGAAGCCGAACCCGTCAGGCGAGGATCGCGATCGCCGCGTTGAACCGGCCAAAGTCGCCAGCGCGCGGCCGGCTGCGGGTATTCCGGCGCCGTCGCGCCAGAGCCTGCGCGGCCTCGACTGGTTCATCTTCTTCCTCGCCGACGTGCAGACCGGGTTCGGTCCCTTCATCGCGGTTTACCTGACGACGCAAAAATGGACGCAGGTCGAGATCGGCCTCGTGCTGTCGATCGGCGGCATCGTCGCCCTGATCGGGCAAATGCCGGGCGGGGCGATCATCGACGCCGCAAAATCCGAGCGGCTGGTCGCGGCGCTTGCGATCGCGACCATCGGCTGCTGCGCGCTCGCTTATGCCGCGATGCCGATCTTCCCCGTGGTGGTCGCCGCTGCGACGTTGCATGCGGCGGCGAGCTGCGTACTGGGCCCGGCGATTGCGGCCATCAGCCTCGGCCTCGTCGGTCCATTCGCGATTGGCGAGCGGCTCGGCCGCAACGCGCGCTTCGCCTCGCTCGGCAATGGCGTCGCTGCCGCCGTGATGGGCACGGCCGGCTACCTCTTGTCGAGCCGTTCGGTCTTCCTCGTCACCTTCCTGCTGGCGATCCCGACCCTGATCGCGCTGTCGCGGATTCGCGAGGAAGAGGTCGACATCGCGCGCTGTCACGGCGAGATGCCGCGCGAGTCGGAGGATCGCGGCGATACCAATATCTGGCATTTGATCCGGCAGCGCCCGCTGATCGTGTTTGCGCTCAGCGTGCTGCTGTTGCAGCTCGCCAACGCCGCGATGATGCCGCTGATGGCAAGCGCGGTGACGGCACGGTCGAGCCAGTGGGCCACGGTGCTCGTGGCCTTTTGCATCGTCGTGCCGCAAGCGATCGTGGCGCTGTTGTCGCCAACCGTCGGGCGCAAGGCGCAGATGTGGGGCCGCCGGCCGCTGCTGTTGATCGGCTTTGGCGCGCTGACCATCCGCGGTCTGCTGTTCGCAACCGTCCGCGATCCCTATCTGCTGGTCATGGTGCAGGTGTTCGACGGCCTCACCGCGGCGGTGTTCGCGGTGATGATCCCTCTGATCGTGGCCGACGTCGCCTTCGGCAGCGGCCACTTCAATCTGGCGCAGGGCATCGTCGGCACCGCGACCGGCATCGGCGCCTCCTTGAGCACCGCGCTCGGCGGCTATGTCAGCGACAAGTTCGGCAACGCCACTGCCTTCGTCGGCCTTGCCAGCGTCGCCGCAACAGGCCTTCTGCTCATTCTGTTCGTGATGCCGGAGACCCGGCGCAGGGCCTGA
- a CDS encoding PRC-barrel domain-containing protein, whose product MRATGSLILSVMVVAGLTVAVSRAADEPPAAQNEANAPATAQPPASVVPVTPKDAAPPPSVTIIGASDAHGVLGRDVRSAADEDMGHVVDIIVDRTGHVRAAVIDFGGFLGVGSRKIVVDWNAMRFGKIANKSDSITLELTKAQVAAAPEYKEDAPIVVLGASGSLQPLQAVQ is encoded by the coding sequence ATGCGTGCGACCGGATCGCTGATTCTAAGTGTCATGGTTGTGGCGGGACTGACAGTCGCGGTGTCGCGTGCGGCAGACGAGCCGCCCGCGGCCCAGAACGAGGCGAATGCGCCGGCAACGGCGCAGCCGCCGGCTTCCGTGGTGCCGGTCACGCCGAAGGATGCCGCGCCGCCGCCGTCGGTGACCATCATCGGCGCGAGCGACGCCCATGGCGTGCTCGGCCGCGATGTCCGTAGCGCCGCCGACGAGGACATGGGTCACGTCGTCGACATCATCGTCGACCGCACCGGCCATGTGCGCGCCGCCGTGATCGATTTCGGCGGCTTCCTCGGCGTCGGCAGCCGCAAGATCGTGGTGGACTGGAACGCGATGCGGTTCGGCAAGATCGCCAACAAGTCCGACAGCATTACGCTGGAATTGACCAAGGCGCAGGTCGCGGCCGCGCCGGAATACAAGGAAGATGCGCCGATCGTGGTGCTCGGCGCGTCCGGCAGCCTGCAACCGCTGCAAGCTGTGCAGTGA
- a CDS encoding amylo-alpha-1,6-glucosidase produces MAAEALTQFVSVARTAEQVAEQPFYIPMTGPSARPRRSLKHDDTFIVLDSHGDIGASAGGPDGLFHHDTRYLARLELVLDDLQPLLLGSNLRDDNSALTVDLTNPDIYRQGSLVLQKDLLHVVRTIFLWRGAAYQRIGVQNHGDRAASFELTLLFDNDFADLFEVRGERRPRRGTGTSKLLGPTDVLFDYRGLDDAERTTGLHFDPRPTRLSVNAASWQLELDPHEAKSLFVAVSCNRPLTQKPARFFRGLLAHRREMRRSTAGAASVETSNNIFNEVLCQAMADLNMLMTETPQGRYPYAGIPWYSTTFGRDGLITALQMLWVDPRIAKGVLRRLAHFQARAVDPLADAAPGKILHEMRGGEMAALREVPFSQYYGSVDSTALFVLLAGRYFERTGDEKTLIELWPAIEAGLAWIDGPGDPDQDGFVEYQRATEKGLANQGWKDSYDAIFHADGRLAEGNIALAEVQGYVYMAKLLAARCALRLGKPDRVRRLEADAKALAERFEKAFWLEDLGTYALALDGMKRPCKVRTSNAGQVLFSGMVREDRARLVAADLMQPHFFSGWGIRTVARGEVRYNPMSYHDGSIWPHDNALIALGLAHYGLKHAVAHVFKGLFDAATYMDLRRLPELFCGFRREKRRGPTLYPVACAPQAWASATPFTLLEAALGVEFDVARGEIRLRNPHLPAFLNEIILRDLRLGESSVDLRVSRHGSDVALEVLRTRGQIQVSIVLAR; encoded by the coding sequence ATGGCAGCCGAAGCCCTAACCCAGTTCGTCTCTGTCGCGCGGACCGCAGAACAGGTCGCGGAGCAGCCGTTCTATATCCCGATGACAGGGCCGTCGGCGCGACCGCGCCGATCGCTCAAGCACGACGACACCTTCATCGTGCTCGATAGTCATGGGGACATTGGTGCCTCGGCCGGCGGGCCGGACGGCCTGTTTCATCACGACACGCGCTACCTTGCGCGGCTGGAGCTCGTGCTCGACGATCTCCAGCCGCTCCTGCTCGGCTCGAATCTGCGGGACGACAATTCGGCGCTGACAGTCGATCTCACCAACCCCGACATCTATCGTCAGGGAAGTCTCGTCCTGCAAAAGGATCTGCTGCACGTCGTGCGCACGATCTTCCTGTGGCGCGGCGCCGCCTATCAGCGCATCGGCGTGCAGAACCACGGCGATCGGGCGGCCAGCTTCGAGCTGACGCTGCTGTTCGACAATGATTTCGCAGATCTGTTCGAGGTTCGCGGCGAGCGTCGCCCGCGCCGCGGGACCGGGACCAGCAAATTGCTCGGGCCGACCGACGTGCTGTTCGACTATCGCGGCCTCGACGATGCCGAGCGCACTACGGGCCTGCATTTCGACCCGCGCCCGACGCGGCTGTCGGTGAATGCCGCAAGCTGGCAGCTCGAGCTCGATCCGCACGAGGCGAAATCGCTGTTCGTGGCCGTATCCTGCAACCGGCCGCTGACGCAGAAGCCCGCACGTTTCTTTCGGGGGCTGCTCGCGCATCGTCGCGAAATGCGACGGTCGACCGCGGGCGCGGCCAGCGTCGAGACCTCCAACAACATCTTCAACGAGGTGCTGTGCCAGGCCATGGCAGACCTCAACATGCTGATGACGGAGACGCCGCAGGGGCGTTATCCCTATGCCGGCATTCCCTGGTACTCGACGACCTTCGGCCGCGACGGGTTGATCACCGCGCTCCAGATGCTGTGGGTCGACCCGCGCATCGCCAAGGGCGTGCTGCGGCGGCTCGCGCATTTCCAGGCGAGGGCGGTCGATCCGCTCGCTGACGCTGCACCCGGAAAAATCCTGCACGAGATGCGCGGCGGCGAGATGGCGGCGCTGCGCGAAGTGCCGTTCTCGCAATATTACGGCAGCGTGGATTCGACCGCATTGTTCGTGCTTCTCGCCGGACGCTATTTCGAGCGCACCGGCGATGAGAAGACGTTGATCGAGCTGTGGCCGGCGATCGAGGCGGGACTGGCGTGGATCGACGGTCCCGGCGATCCCGACCAGGACGGCTTTGTCGAATACCAGCGCGCCACCGAAAAAGGGCTCGCCAACCAGGGCTGGAAGGATTCCTACGATGCGATCTTCCACGCCGACGGCCGGCTCGCCGAGGGCAATATCGCGCTCGCCGAGGTCCAGGGCTATGTCTACATGGCCAAGCTGCTCGCTGCGCGCTGCGCGTTGCGGCTCGGCAAGCCGGACCGGGTGCGGCGGCTCGAGGCCGACGCCAAGGCGCTGGCCGAGCGTTTCGAGAAAGCCTTCTGGCTGGAGGACCTCGGTACCTACGCACTCGCGCTCGACGGCATGAAGCGCCCCTGCAAGGTGCGGACCTCGAATGCGGGGCAGGTGCTGTTCAGCGGCATGGTCCGAGAGGATCGTGCGCGGCTCGTCGCTGCCGATCTGATGCAGCCGCATTTCTTCTCGGGCTGGGGTATTCGCACCGTCGCGCGCGGCGAGGTGCGCTATAACCCGATGTCCTATCATGACGGCTCGATCTGGCCGCACGACAACGCGCTGATCGCGCTCGGGCTTGCCCATTACGGGCTCAAGCATGCGGTCGCCCATGTCTTCAAGGGGCTGTTCGACGCCGCGACCTATATGGATTTGCGCCGGCTGCCGGAGCTGTTCTGCGGCTTCCGCCGCGAGAAGCGGCGTGGTCCGACGCTCTATCCGGTCGCCTGCGCGCCGCAGGCCTGGGCCAGCGCGACGCCGTTCACGCTGCTGGAGGCGGCGCTCGGCGTCGAGTTCGACGTCGCGCGTGGCGAGATCCGGCTGCGCAATCCGCATCTGCCGGCGTTCCTGAACGAGATCATCTTGCGCGATCTGCGCTTGGGCGAGTCCAGCGTGGATCTGCGCGTCAGCCGCCACGGCTCCGACGTGGCGCTGGAGGTGCTGCGGACGCGCGGCCAGATCCAGGTGTCGATCGTGCTGGCGCGCTAG
- a CDS encoding ABC transporter ATP-binding protein gives MDHLSGYARRPFAFVLRYLRRRLASHLVILSAVVAAVACSVGTQYGVKSLVDSLSAGPSHGGNVWLAFVLLMSLIAADNFLWRIASWTASFTFVRVTGDLRRDIFRHLTGHAPSYFSDRMPGMLTSRITATSNAVFTVENMFVWNVLPPCAATIAAIALIGTVSPYMALGLIVIAGGMVIAMFHLAAAGKPLHDDFADKAAVVDGEMIDVISNMPLVRAFCGIGHEHERFDATVNRELTARSRSLRYLEKLRLLHAAVTVLLTVALMAWAVTLWQQGEATTGDVVLVCTLGISILSATRDLAVALVDVTQHVARLTEAIATLLVPHELRDHPEAEPLVKSGAAIAYNNVTFGYPGGDKIFERFSLRLQPGQRVGLVGQSGGGKSTLFTLLQRFYDPDEGSVTVDGQDISMVTQQSLREAISVVPQDISLFHRSIRENIRYGRPNATDDEVLRAAIAARCDFIDSLPEGLDTMVGDRGVKMSGGQRQRIAIARAFVKDAPIVLLDEATAALDSESEEAIREALSRLMRGRTVIAIAHRLATLRNFDRVVVLKNGKIIEDGAPDRLMQGQGPYRELVTQEMSRLAKFAA, from the coding sequence ATGGATCATCTTTCTGGATACGCGCGCAGGCCATTTGCCTTTGTCTTGCGCTATCTGAGGCGGCGACTGGCGTCGCATCTGGTGATCCTGAGCGCCGTGGTTGCAGCCGTTGCCTGCTCCGTAGGCACGCAATACGGCGTCAAATCTCTGGTTGACAGCCTGTCAGCCGGACCATCGCATGGTGGCAACGTATGGCTGGCATTCGTTCTGCTCATGTCGCTGATCGCCGCCGACAATTTTCTGTGGCGGATCGCGAGCTGGACGGCGAGCTTTACGTTCGTTCGTGTCACGGGCGATTTGCGCCGTGACATATTTCGTCATCTGACCGGTCACGCGCCGAGCTATTTCTCGGACCGGATGCCGGGCATGCTGACCAGCCGCATTACCGCCACATCCAATGCGGTGTTCACGGTGGAGAACATGTTCGTCTGGAACGTGTTGCCGCCGTGCGCCGCCACAATTGCGGCGATCGCGCTGATTGGAACCGTCAGTCCCTATATGGCACTCGGCCTGATCGTGATCGCCGGCGGCATGGTGATCGCGATGTTCCATCTGGCCGCGGCAGGTAAGCCGCTGCACGACGATTTTGCCGACAAGGCGGCCGTGGTCGACGGCGAGATGATCGACGTCATCAGCAACATGCCGCTGGTCCGCGCCTTCTGTGGCATCGGCCACGAGCACGAGCGGTTCGACGCCACGGTCAATCGGGAACTTACCGCGCGCAGCCGCAGCCTGCGCTATCTGGAAAAGCTGCGGCTGTTGCATGCAGCCGTGACCGTGCTCTTGACGGTCGCGCTGATGGCCTGGGCGGTCACGCTCTGGCAGCAGGGCGAGGCGACCACCGGCGATGTCGTGCTGGTCTGTACGCTCGGCATCTCCATCCTGAGCGCGACGCGCGACCTGGCGGTGGCGCTGGTCGACGTCACCCAGCATGTCGCACGGCTGACCGAGGCGATCGCGACATTGCTGGTGCCGCACGAATTGCGCGATCATCCCGAAGCGGAACCGCTGGTGAAGAGCGGCGCGGCCATCGCGTATAACAACGTCACCTTTGGCTACCCCGGCGGCGACAAGATTTTCGAGCGCTTCAGCCTGCGCCTCCAGCCCGGACAGCGCGTCGGACTGGTCGGCCAGTCCGGCGGCGGCAAGTCGACATTGTTCACGCTGCTTCAGCGCTTCTACGATCCGGACGAGGGCAGCGTGACCGTCGATGGCCAGGATATCTCGATGGTGACGCAGCAGAGCCTGCGCGAGGCGATCTCCGTCGTGCCGCAGGACATCTCGCTGTTCCACCGCTCGATCCGCGAGAACATCCGCTACGGCCGGCCGAACGCGACGGATGACGAAGTGCTGCGCGCGGCGATTGCGGCGCGCTGCGACTTCATCGATAGTCTGCCCGAAGGGCTCGACACCATGGTCGGCGACCGCGGTGTGAAAATGTCCGGCGGCCAGCGTCAGCGCATCGCGATTGCGCGCGCCTTCGTCAAGGATGCGCCGATCGTGCTGCTCGACGAGGCCACTGCGGCGCTCGATAGCGAATCCGAGGAGGCGATCCGCGAGGCGCTGTCGCGGCTGATGCGCGGCCGCACCGTGATTGCGATTGCACACCGCCTCGCCACCTTGCGCAATTTCGATCGTGTCGTGGTGCTGAAGAACGGCAAGATCATCGAGGACGGTGCGCCCGATCGCCTGATGCAGGGCCAGGGGCCGTACCGGGAGCTGGTGACGCAGGAAATGAGCCGGCTCGCAAAATTCGCCGCGTAA
- a CDS encoding glycosyltransferase family 4 protein, whose amino-acid sequence MRIAQVAPLTEAVPPKLYGGTERVVHWLTEELVALGHDVTLFASGDSQTSAKLDALWPRALRLDGSVRDPNALHMVLLEQVRQKCDDEEFDFLHFHLDYYPWSLFYRQPTPFLTTLHGRLDLPEHQPVFNTFSKMPVISISNAQRRPVPQANWVKTIHHGLPENLLTPRSAKQEYLAVLGRIAPEKGVDRAIKIATHCGIPLKIAAKVDRADRDYYDELIKPMIENNPLVEFIGEISDHEKSDFLSGALGLLLPIDWPEPFGLVMIEAMACGTPVVAFNRGSVPEIIDEGLTGFVVEDILSAAGVVNRLPELSRAAIRKQFETRFTARRMALDYLAAYRSLTEAQAPRIKLVSSAE is encoded by the coding sequence ATGCGCATCGCGCAGGTAGCTCCGTTGACGGAGGCTGTTCCACCCAAGCTGTATGGCGGCACCGAGCGGGTGGTGCATTGGTTGACGGAAGAGCTGGTTGCCCTCGGACATGACGTGACGTTGTTCGCCAGCGGCGACTCGCAGACGTCGGCAAAGCTCGACGCATTATGGCCGCGGGCGCTTCGCCTCGACGGGTCCGTGCGCGATCCCAACGCGCTGCACATGGTGCTGCTGGAGCAGGTGCGGCAGAAATGTGACGACGAGGAGTTCGACTTCCTCCACTTCCATCTCGATTATTATCCGTGGTCGCTGTTCTACCGGCAGCCGACGCCGTTCCTCACCACGCTGCACGGCCGGCTCGATCTGCCGGAGCATCAGCCGGTGTTCAACACCTTCTCCAAGATGCCGGTGATCTCGATCTCGAACGCGCAGCGGCGCCCGGTGCCGCAGGCGAACTGGGTAAAGACAATCCACCATGGCCTGCCGGAGAATCTGCTGACGCCGAGATCCGCGAAGCAGGAATATCTCGCGGTGCTCGGCCGCATCGCGCCCGAGAAGGGCGTTGACCGCGCCATCAAGATCGCAACCCATTGCGGCATTCCGCTGAAGATCGCGGCCAAGGTGGATCGCGCCGATCGGGATTATTATGACGAGCTGATCAAGCCGATGATCGAGAACAATCCGCTGGTGGAATTCATCGGCGAGATCAGCGATCACGAGAAATCGGACTTCCTCAGCGGCGCGCTCGGACTGCTGCTGCCGATCGACTGGCCGGAGCCGTTTGGCCTGGTGATGATCGAAGCGATGGCCTGCGGCACGCCGGTCGTCGCCTTCAACCGCGGCTCGGTGCCGGAGATCATCGACGAGGGCCTGACCGGCTTCGTGGTCGAGGATATCCTCAGTGCCGCCGGCGTCGTCAACCGCCTGCCGGAACTGAGCCGCGCCGCGATCCGCAAGCAGTTCGAAACGCGCTTCACGGCACGGCGGATGGCGCTGGATTACCTCGCAGCCTATCGCAGCCTGACCGAAGCGCAGGCGCCGCGGATCAAGCTGGTCAGCAGCGCGGAGTAA
- a CDS encoding alkyl/aryl-sulfatase has protein sequence MTDATSNEPKDATPSVIAQQTAMLNALPFSDTRDFDDAARGFLGTIEHAKILHPQGRTVWSLEPYSFLSAEQAPPTVNPSLWRQSRLNMQHGLFEVVPGVYQVRGLDIANMTLIEGDSGVIVVDTLTSIEGARAALDLYYRHRGQRPVAAVIFTHTHTDHWGGARGVLEEDALATGRVPIIAPNLFMEHAVSENIIAGPAMLRRAQYQFGPFLAKGVRGQVDCGLGKSMAAGSVALLRPTDLIMATGDTRVIDGVEFEFQMAPNSEAPAEMHFFLPRYKLLNLAENCTHNFHNLLPFRGADVRDALAWSKYLGEALRLWDGKAEAMCGQHHWPVWGRERIGTMIRQQRDLYKFAHDQTIRLMNHGLTAAEIAETIQLPKSLDGAWHGRGYYGHIRHNVKAIYQKYLGWYDANPVNLDPLPPVASGRKYVEYMGGADAILARARADFDKGEFRFVAQALSHLVFAEPDNAAARALLADTLEQLGYAAESSTWRNAYLFGAQELRQGMPKTPPRPPMPRETLAALRTEQLWDVLGIRLHGPKAEGKHIVLNWRFSDTGETFVLNLENSALTYSEGVQAESADASFTLARATLDEVIAKLTSFPEAVAAGKVKLAGNPMKLAELMGLMDEFPRMFEIVEPKPAVVV, from the coding sequence ATGACCGACGCAACCAGCAACGAGCCCAAGGACGCAACGCCGTCTGTCATTGCGCAGCAAACGGCGATGCTCAACGCGCTGCCGTTTTCCGACACGCGGGATTTCGACGACGCGGCGCGCGGCTTCCTCGGCACCATCGAGCACGCCAAGATTTTGCATCCGCAGGGCAGGACGGTCTGGAGCCTCGAGCCCTACAGCTTCCTCTCCGCCGAGCAGGCGCCGCCGACGGTCAATCCGAGCCTGTGGCGGCAGTCGCGGCTCAACATGCAGCACGGTCTGTTCGAGGTCGTGCCCGGTGTCTACCAGGTGCGCGGGCTCGACATTGCCAACATGACGCTGATCGAGGGCGACAGCGGCGTCATCGTGGTCGACACCCTCACCTCGATCGAAGGCGCGCGGGCCGCGCTTGACCTTTATTACAGGCATCGCGGCCAGCGGCCGGTCGCGGCCGTCATCTTCACCCACACCCACACAGATCATTGGGGCGGTGCGCGCGGCGTGCTGGAAGAGGACGCGTTGGCGACCGGGCGCGTGCCGATCATCGCGCCGAACCTGTTCATGGAGCATGCCGTTTCCGAGAACATCATTGCGGGACCGGCGATGTTGCGCCGGGCGCAATACCAGTTCGGCCCGTTCCTCGCGAAAGGCGTGCGCGGCCAGGTCGATTGCGGGCTCGGCAAGTCGATGGCGGCCGGCTCGGTCGCGCTGTTGCGTCCGACCGACCTGATCATGGCGACCGGCGACACGCGCGTGATCGACGGTGTCGAATTCGAATTCCAGATGGCGCCGAACAGCGAAGCGCCGGCGGAGATGCACTTCTTCCTGCCGCGCTACAAGCTTCTGAACCTCGCCGAGAACTGCACCCACAACTTCCATAATCTGCTGCCGTTCCGCGGCGCCGACGTGCGCGATGCGCTGGCCTGGTCAAAATACCTGGGCGAGGCGCTGCGGCTGTGGGACGGCAAGGCGGAGGCCATGTGCGGCCAGCATCACTGGCCGGTGTGGGGCCGCGAGCGCATCGGCACCATGATCCGCCAGCAACGCGATCTCTACAAGTTCGCGCATGACCAGACCATCCGCCTGATGAACCACGGCCTGACCGCGGCCGAGATCGCCGAGACGATCCAACTGCCGAAGAGCCTCGATGGCGCCTGGCACGGCCGCGGCTATTACGGTCATATCCGGCACAATGTGAAGGCGATCTACCAGAAATATCTCGGCTGGTATGATGCCAATCCGGTCAATCTCGATCCGCTGCCGCCGGTGGCATCCGGCAGGAAATATGTCGAGTACATGGGCGGCGCCGATGCGATCCTTGCGCGGGCGCGGGCGGATTTTGACAAGGGCGAATTCCGCTTCGTGGCGCAGGCGCTCAGCCATCTCGTCTTTGCCGAGCCCGACAATGCGGCGGCGCGCGCGCTGCTGGCCGATACCCTGGAGCAGCTCGGCTATGCCGCCGAGAGCTCGACCTGGCGCAACGCCTATCTGTTCGGCGCCCAGGAGTTGCGCCAGGGCATGCCGAAGACGCCGCCGCGCCCGCCGATGCCGCGTGAGACGCTGGCAGCATTGCGCACCGAGCAGCTCTGGGACGTGCTCGGCATTCGCCTCCATGGACCGAAGGCGGAAGGAAAGCACATCGTGCTGAACTGGCGCTTTTCGGATACCGGCGAGACGTTCGTGCTGAACCTGGAGAATTCCGCGCTCACCTATAGCGAGGGCGTGCAGGCGGAAAGCGCCGATGCCAGCTTCACACTGGCGCGCGCGACGCTCGACGAGGTGATCGCGAAGCTGACGAGCTTTCCGGAAGCGGTCGCGGCTGGGAAGGTCAAACTCGCCGGCAATCCGATGAAGCTCGCCGAGCTGATGGGCCTGATGGACGAATTCCCGCGGATGTTCGAGATCGTCGAGCCGAAGCCGGCGGTGGTGGTGTAG